The proteins below come from a single Asanoa ferruginea genomic window:
- a CDS encoding PLD nuclease N-terminal domain-containing protein: MVRLYGLLFVAQLVLAVAALISCLSAEEGEIRALPRIAWVLIILFFPLVGGVAWFVAGRHNSPRPGGQWRPGNGFPEAERPRPKAPDDDPEFLRSIEREPTGDREMFERWEADLRRREDDLKREKEDPPRG, translated from the coding sequence ATGGTGCGCCTCTACGGTCTCCTCTTCGTGGCCCAGCTCGTGCTGGCAGTCGCCGCGCTGATCAGTTGCCTCTCCGCCGAGGAGGGCGAGATCCGGGCGCTGCCGCGGATCGCATGGGTGCTCATCATCCTGTTCTTCCCCCTGGTCGGCGGCGTGGCGTGGTTTGTCGCGGGTCGACACAACTCACCACGGCCGGGCGGCCAGTGGCGGCCCGGCAACGGCTTCCCCGAGGCCGAGCGCCCGCGGCCGAAGGCGCCCGACGACGACCCCGAGTTTCTCCGCTCCATCGAACGCGAGCCCACCGGCGACCGCGAGATGTTCGAGCGCTGGGAAGCCGACCTACGCCGGCGCGAAGACGACCTGAAGCGCGAAAAAGAAGACCCGCCGCGCGGCTGA
- a CDS encoding DUF202 domain-containing protein, whose translation MAEVNPERADFRVRDTGVAWIRTRLAWGRTVLTLSVTAVLAARFGVRHGTPGGVFAAVAIAGWGVAGLWTMRRVRQLAGRSTPVTPVTPRMLLVAALVVPGYAILGLLMVLIL comes from the coding sequence GTGGCTGAGGTCAACCCGGAGAGGGCCGACTTCCGGGTACGCGACACCGGCGTCGCGTGGATCCGCACCCGGCTGGCCTGGGGCCGCACGGTGCTGACCCTGTCGGTGACCGCGGTGCTCGCGGCCCGGTTCGGGGTGCGGCACGGCACGCCGGGCGGGGTGTTCGCGGCCGTCGCCATCGCCGGCTGGGGCGTGGCGGGACTGTGGACGATGCGCCGGGTGCGGCAGCTCGCCGGCAGGTCAACCCCGGTTACCCCGGTCACGCCGCGGATGCTGCTGGTGGCCGCGTTGGTCGTACCCGGCTATGCGATTCTCGGTTTGTTGATGGTCCTGATTCTCTGA
- a CDS encoding YidH family protein: protein MIKRWFDPQDVGETPDYRFSLANERTFLAWIRTALALVAGGLAAAQFLPVLGIAHLREVIAVALLVLGGFVALRAVDHWARAERAMREKRDLPPSQFPALLSILVAIGALLLVAAVLVQAARG, encoded by the coding sequence GTGATCAAGCGGTGGTTCGACCCCCAGGACGTGGGCGAGACGCCGGACTACCGGTTCTCGCTGGCCAACGAGCGCACGTTCCTGGCCTGGATCCGCACCGCCCTCGCGCTGGTGGCCGGTGGGCTCGCCGCCGCCCAGTTCCTGCCCGTGCTGGGCATCGCACACCTGCGCGAGGTGATCGCGGTGGCGCTGCTCGTGCTCGGCGGCTTCGTCGCGCTGCGCGCGGTCGACCACTGGGCCCGGGCCGAGCGGGCGATGCGGGAAAAGCGCGACCTGCCCCCGTCGCAGTTCCCGGCACTGCTGTCGATCCTGGTGGCGATCGGCGCGCTGTTGCTGGTGGCCGCGGTGCTGGTGCAGGCCGCGCGTGGCTGA
- a CDS encoding GNAT family N-acetyltransferase, whose product MTDLDAAALRAAYDAQLRTIDPDVPGVTFEMDGPVHRGYGSPGGGFVVYRDLGGLAGADLDAVIARQRDFFAARGEEVEWKLHAHDEPADLSTRLEAHGFAPQERETIVIGAIAPLAAALPVPPPGVRLREVSERADLDRIARMETEVWGDDRGWLADTLADEIAAHPAVITVVVAEDEQTNEVVSAGWIRFVPGTAFATLWGGSTLAAYRSRGIYRALVAHRARLADANGYTLLQVDASDDSRPILERLGFVAVTTTTPYVYHP is encoded by the coding sequence GTGACGGATCTCGACGCCGCGGCGCTGCGCGCCGCCTACGACGCCCAGCTCCGCACCATCGATCCCGACGTGCCGGGCGTGACGTTCGAGATGGACGGTCCGGTGCACCGCGGCTACGGCTCGCCCGGCGGCGGGTTCGTCGTCTACCGCGATCTCGGCGGCCTGGCCGGCGCCGACCTCGACGCGGTGATCGCCCGCCAGCGCGACTTCTTCGCTGCCCGCGGCGAAGAGGTCGAGTGGAAGCTGCATGCCCACGACGAGCCGGCCGACCTCAGCACCCGCCTCGAGGCGCACGGTTTCGCGCCGCAGGAACGGGAAACGATCGTGATCGGTGCGATCGCGCCGCTCGCGGCCGCCCTCCCGGTGCCGCCGCCCGGGGTCCGGCTGCGCGAGGTCAGCGAGCGCGCCGACCTCGACCGGATCGCCCGGATGGAGACCGAGGTCTGGGGCGACGACCGCGGCTGGCTCGCTGACACGCTCGCCGACGAGATCGCCGCGCACCCGGCTGTGATCACCGTCGTCGTGGCCGAAGACGAGCAGACCAACGAAGTGGTCAGCGCCGGCTGGATCCGGTTCGTGCCGGGCACCGCGTTCGCGACCCTCTGGGGCGGCAGCACGCTGGCCGCCTACCGCAGCCGAGGCATCTACCGGGCGCTGGTGGCACACCGGGCCCGGCTGGCCGACGCCAACGGCTACACGCTGCTCCAGGTCGACGCCTCCGACGACAGCCGGCCGATCCTCGAGCGGCTGGGATTTGTGGCGGTCACCACCACGACCCCCTACGTCTACCATCCGTGA